In the genome of Desulfuromonas sp. DDH964, one region contains:
- the rpsT gene encoding 30S ribosomal protein S20, whose translation MANHKSAIKRNKQNAVRAARNTHVRSTMRTYVKQVRTAVAEGDSATAQAALERAVPFIDKAASKGIIHKATASRKISRLSKLVNAMS comes from the coding sequence TTGGCCAATCACAAATCAGCGATCAAACGCAACAAGCAAAATGCCGTTCGCGCCGCGCGCAACACCCATGTTCGTTCGACCATGCGCACCTACGTCAAGCAGGTCCGCACCGCGGTCGCGGAAGGGGACAGCGCCACCGCCCAGGCGGCCCTTGAACGCGCCGTGCCGTTCATTGACAAGGCTGCCAGCAAAGGGATTATTCACAAGGCGACCGCCAGCCGGAAAATTTCCCGCCTGAGCAAGCTGGTCAACGCCATGTCCTGA
- a CDS encoding GAF domain-containing protein — MSERDEDKGLTGKKGEEFLQIFKKGAEFTQDLLKENERLRFQLLELEQAARQQQAGSGAGDPELDRLRRRVEDLEQEKQEILHRIKHVEEENLDFANRYVEIENENNMLANLYIASYQLHSTLDFREVLQVITEIVINLIGAEEFAIMLLDEKTNRLTAMATEGLDPETLPTIELGQGIIGQMAKTGENYFIEEMENYQRDFSHPLVCIPLKIKEHVIGVIVIYKLLEQKSRFAEVDYELFTLLAGHAATAIFSSKLYSESERKLSTIQGFLDLMTK, encoded by the coding sequence ATGTCCGAACGGGATGAGGATAAGGGCCTGACAGGGAAGAAGGGTGAAGAGTTCCTGCAAATTTTCAAAAAGGGAGCTGAATTCACCCAGGACCTGCTCAAGGAGAACGAACGCCTTCGCTTTCAACTCCTGGAGTTGGAACAGGCCGCGCGTCAGCAGCAGGCTGGTAGTGGCGCGGGGGACCCGGAACTCGATCGCCTGCGGCGGCGGGTTGAGGACCTGGAACAGGAAAAACAGGAGATCCTCCACCGGATCAAGCATGTCGAGGAGGAGAACCTGGACTTTGCCAACCGCTATGTTGAGATCGAAAACGAGAACAACATGCTGGCCAACTTGTACATCGCTTCCTACCAACTCCATTCGACCCTCGATTTCCGCGAAGTGCTTCAGGTGATCACCGAGATCGTGATCAACCTGATCGGAGCCGAGGAGTTCGCCATCATGCTCCTCGATGAAAAGACCAACCGTCTGACCGCCATGGCGACCGAAGGGCTCGATCCGGAAACCCTGCCGACCATCGAACTGGGGCAGGGAATTATTGGCCAGATGGCGAAGACCGGCGAAAACTATTTCATCGAGGAGATGGAAAACTACCAGCGTGATTTCAGCCACCCGCTGGTCTGCATTCCGCTCAAAATCAAGGAGCATGTGATCGGCGTTATCGTCATCTACAAGCTGCTGGAGCAGAAGAGCCGGTTTGCCGAGGTCGATTATGAACTCTTCACCCTGCTGGCGGGGCATGCGGCCACGGCGATCTTCTCGTCCAAACTCTATTCCGAGTCGGAGCGGAAGCTCTCCACCATCCAGGGTTTCCTTGACCTGATGACCAAGTAA
- a CDS encoding CheR family methyltransferase, which produces MLLFAPDIPMSADEFRLLRDFVYQHCGLNFTEDSKYLLEKRLGKRLQHHHLKSFKDYYYLLRYNQNKDQELSEVVDLLTTNETYFFREDFQLRSFTEEILPEIRQRKEQIGDRRLRIWSAGCSTGEEPYTIAMLLLEQPAFADWQIEIVGTDISQRVLQIARKGVYGSASFRTTPPSLQQRYFTEVEEGKLRIADRAKNLVTISHLNLFDAPRVGLLGRMDVVFCRNVIIYFDLAAKKRVIDSFFQRLRPEGFLLLGHSESLMNVTNAFVLRHFVHDMVYQRPALASAFEAKP; this is translated from the coding sequence ATGCTACTGTTCGCCCCGGATATCCCGATGAGTGCTGACGAATTCCGCCTGTTGCGGGACTTCGTCTATCAGCATTGCGGCCTGAACTTCACGGAAGACTCCAAGTATCTGCTGGAGAAACGACTCGGGAAGCGGTTGCAGCATCATCACCTGAAGAGCTTCAAGGATTACTATTACCTGCTGCGCTACAACCAGAACAAGGATCAGGAGCTTTCCGAGGTTGTCGATCTGCTGACGACCAACGAAACTTACTTCTTCCGGGAAGATTTCCAGCTGCGCAGCTTCACCGAGGAGATCCTTCCGGAGATCCGTCAGCGCAAGGAGCAGATTGGCGACCGTCGGCTGCGGATATGGAGCGCCGGATGCTCCACCGGTGAGGAACCCTATACCATCGCCATGCTTCTGCTCGAGCAGCCCGCCTTCGCCGACTGGCAGATTGAAATTGTCGGGACCGATATCAGCCAGCGGGTGTTGCAGATCGCCCGCAAAGGGGTTTACGGCAGCGCCTCCTTTCGAACGACCCCCCCGTCGCTTCAGCAACGTTACTTTACCGAGGTGGAGGAGGGGAAACTGCGGATCGCCGATCGGGCCAAGAACCTGGTGACGATCAGCCACCTGAATCTTTTCGATGCCCCCCGCGTCGGGCTCCTGGGGCGGATGGATGTCGTCTTCTGCCGTAACGTCATCATCTACTTTGATCTCGCGGCCAAGAAACGGGTCATCGACAGTTTTTTTCAGCGCCTGCGCCCCGAAGGGTTTCTTCTGCTCGGCCACAGTGAATCGCTGATGAACGTCACCAATGCCTTTGTCCTGCGCCATTTTGTGCACGACATGGTCTACCAGCGGCCGGCCCTGGCGTCTGCGTTCGAGGCCAAGCCATGA
- the infA gene encoding translation initiation factor IF-1: MAKEEAIEVEGSVIEPLPNAMFRVKLDNGHVVLAHISGKMRKFYIRILPGDRVTVELSPYDLTRGRITYREK; this comes from the coding sequence TTGGCCAAGGAAGAAGCAATCGAAGTTGAAGGCTCGGTGATCGAGCCACTCCCCAATGCCATGTTCCGTGTCAAGCTCGACAACGGTCATGTCGTTCTCGCCCATATTTCCGGCAAGATGCGCAAGTTCTATATCCGCATCCTCCCCGGTGACCGGGTGACTGTGGAATTGTCTCCCTACGACCTGACCCGCGGCCGAATCACCTATCGCGAAAAGTAG
- a CDS encoding response regulator, translating to MSTYKVLVVEDSPTMRQLIVFALKRIRGLTIVEANDGVDGLKKLSSDKFDLIFTDINMPIMDGLKLVSLARNDPGYKAVPIVIITTEGANEDRERALAIGANDYITKPIQTIRIIEVAKKLLDMPG from the coding sequence ATGTCCACATATAAGGTTCTGGTAGTTGAAGACTCACCGACCATGCGGCAGCTGATCGTTTTCGCCCTTAAGCGAATTCGGGGGTTGACCATTGTCGAGGCCAACGACGGCGTCGACGGTCTGAAAAAGCTTTCCAGTGACAAGTTCGACCTGATCTTTACCGACATCAATATGCCGATCATGGACGGACTGAAGCTGGTCAGCCTGGCGCGGAATGACCCCGGTTACAAGGCGGTACCGATCGTCATCATTACCACCGAGGGGGCCAACGAGGACCGCGAACGTGCCCTGGCCATCGGCGCCAACGACTACATCACCAAACCGATCCAGACTATCCGCATCATCGAGGTGGCCAAGAAACTCCTCGATATGCCTGGCTGA
- the holA gene encoding DNA polymerase III subunit delta, whose amino-acid sequence MTPAELHRALADHKVPPLLCLHGEEGFLVEQAWRQILAELVPADARDFNFQQFQGKEARAAAVLDAVQTLPVFAPRRLVLIKNAQDLPTAEQDGLLEYLRNPLPESVLLLVCDKIDARRKLFQAFKKVGALVEFKRLYDNQIPAFIRERLRISGKLMTEDALALFNRRVGNNLQEVVGELEKLFAYLGERDLADVADVAAVVSDSRVDSIFELTNALGNGESGEALRLLGRLLADGQAPLLVLNLIVRHFRQLWLTRELIDQGGKTSDVARRVGVNPYFVDGLIRQARRFSAGRFRRAFDLFLEADLALKSSGAHPAPLLERLILQIAVIK is encoded by the coding sequence ATGACTCCAGCGGAACTGCATCGCGCCCTCGCCGATCATAAGGTCCCCCCACTCCTCTGCCTCCACGGTGAAGAAGGGTTTCTCGTCGAGCAGGCCTGGCGCCAGATCCTCGCCGAACTGGTTCCGGCGGATGCCCGGGATTTCAATTTTCAGCAGTTCCAGGGGAAGGAAGCCCGGGCGGCTGCTGTCCTCGACGCCGTTCAGACCCTGCCGGTTTTCGCTCCGCGCCGCCTGGTATTGATCAAGAATGCCCAGGACCTCCCGACCGCCGAACAGGACGGACTTCTCGAGTATCTGCGCAATCCGCTCCCCGAATCGGTGCTGCTGCTGGTCTGCGACAAGATCGATGCGCGCCGCAAGCTGTTCCAGGCCTTCAAAAAAGTGGGCGCCCTGGTCGAATTCAAGCGCCTCTATGACAACCAGATTCCCGCCTTTATCCGCGAACGGTTGCGCATCTCTGGCAAGCTGATGACCGAGGATGCTCTCGCTCTCTTCAACCGCAGGGTTGGCAATAATCTGCAGGAGGTGGTGGGGGAACTGGAGAAGCTTTTCGCCTATCTCGGCGAGCGGGACCTTGCCGATGTCGCCGACGTGGCGGCGGTGGTCTCCGACAGCCGGGTCGACAGCATTTTTGAGCTGACCAACGCTCTCGGCAATGGCGAGAGTGGCGAAGCGTTGCGGCTACTGGGACGGCTGCTGGCTGACGGCCAGGCACCGCTGCTGGTGCTGAACCTGATCGTTCGGCATTTCCGTCAGCTCTGGCTGACCCGGGAACTTATCGACCAGGGAGGGAAAACCAGTGATGTCGCTCGACGGGTGGGGGTCAACCCCTACTTTGTCGATGGCCTGATCCGCCAGGCCCGGCGCTTTTCCGCCGGGCGTTTCCGCCGGGCGTTCGACCTTTTCCTGGAGGCGGATCTCGCCCTCAAGTCGAGTGGCGCCCATCCTGCCCCCTTGCTGGAACGGCTGATTCTGCAGATTGCCGTAATCAAATAA
- the murJ gene encoding murein biosynthesis integral membrane protein MurJ, protein MSEKGQITMATGIMGLATGLSRIAGLVRDIVVAALFGAGFGTDAFFMAFTIPNLLRRFFAEGSLTAAFVPTFSDVYHRQGEAEARRVAAICATLLTLVMVVVVMAGILCSPLVVRMIGYGFGAVEGKLALTDTLNRVMFPYIFFASLLALLTGVANVFGHYFLPALSPLLLNLAMIGAAVLLAPLFEVPVMALAIGVLVGGLLQLLLQFPLLRRYGLSLRPDFHFRHPAVQRVARLMLPGLLGVAIYQINVIVTRLLASFLPEGSVSYLYYGQRLFEFPQGIFIVSLAQAVLPAMSRQAALGDRDGLKDSLRFALILLNLIILPAALGLLLCSVPIFSLFFMGGAFTFHDVQQTALALSAYAPGLIFVGISRVVVPTFYAMQDTRTPVLVSLWTLLVNAGLGLALMGPMQHTGLALALTLAAAFNAVVLVWVLRRRIGHLGLREVGSSLLRSLPPLLLMAAVVYLLLGLGDWAAPGERLVKGAVLALAIGVGGLVYGGGCLLCRVPEVDRVMVFCREKIARRRG, encoded by the coding sequence ATGTCGGAGAAGGGGCAGATTACCATGGCAACCGGAATCATGGGGCTGGCGACCGGGCTAAGCCGTATCGCCGGTCTGGTTCGGGACATCGTCGTGGCCGCGCTCTTTGGCGCCGGTTTCGGCACCGACGCCTTCTTCATGGCTTTCACTATTCCCAATCTGCTGCGCCGGTTTTTCGCCGAGGGTTCCCTGACCGCCGCCTTTGTGCCGACCTTCTCCGATGTCTATCACAGGCAGGGTGAGGCCGAGGCGCGGCGGGTGGCCGCCATCTGCGCCACTCTCCTGACCCTGGTGATGGTAGTGGTGGTGATGGCGGGGATCCTCTGCTCCCCCCTGGTGGTCCGGATGATCGGCTATGGATTCGGCGCGGTGGAGGGGAAACTCGCCCTGACCGACACGCTCAACCGGGTGATGTTCCCTTATATCTTCTTCGCCAGTCTCCTCGCCCTGCTGACCGGCGTGGCCAATGTCTTCGGCCATTACTTTCTCCCCGCCCTCTCGCCCCTCCTCCTCAACCTCGCCATGATCGGCGCGGCGGTCCTGCTCGCACCACTGTTCGAGGTACCGGTCATGGCGCTGGCGATTGGCGTTCTGGTCGGCGGGCTCCTGCAACTGCTGCTGCAATTCCCCCTGTTACGGCGCTATGGCCTGTCGCTGCGCCCTGATTTCCATTTCCGGCATCCGGCCGTACAAAGGGTGGCGCGCCTGATGCTTCCCGGGCTGCTCGGCGTCGCCATTTACCAGATCAATGTCATCGTCACGCGGCTGCTCGCCTCGTTTCTCCCCGAGGGGAGCGTCTCCTATCTCTACTACGGCCAGCGGCTCTTCGAATTCCCCCAGGGGATATTCATCGTCTCCCTCGCCCAGGCGGTATTGCCGGCCATGAGCCGGCAGGCGGCGCTGGGGGATCGCGACGGCCTCAAGGATTCGTTGCGCTTTGCCCTGATCCTGCTCAACCTCATCATCCTGCCCGCCGCCCTCGGGCTCCTGCTCTGCTCGGTACCGATCTTCAGCCTCTTTTTCATGGGTGGTGCCTTCACCTTCCATGATGTCCAGCAGACGGCCCTGGCTCTTTCGGCCTATGCTCCCGGCCTGATCTTCGTCGGCATCAGCCGGGTGGTGGTGCCGACCTTCTACGCCATGCAGGATACCCGCACACCGGTCCTCGTCTCCCTCTGGACTCTGCTGGTCAATGCCGGCCTCGGCCTGGCCCTGATGGGCCCCATGCAGCATACCGGCCTGGCGCTGGCGCTGACCCTCGCGGCGGCCTTCAACGCCGTGGTCCTGGTCTGGGTATTGCGGCGCAGGATCGGACACCTGGGACTGAGGGAGGTGGGATCTTCGCTGCTGCGCAGCCTGCCGCCGCTGCTGCTGATGGCTGCGGTCGTCTATCTGCTCCTCGGGCTTGGCGATTGGGCCGCCCCGGGTGAGCGCCTGGTCAAGGGGGCCGTTCTCGCCCTGGCGATCGGCGTCGGGGGGCTGGTCTACGGCGGGGGTTGCCTCCTCTGCCGGGTTCCGGAAGTCGACCGGGTCATGGTATTCTGCAGGGAGAAGATAGCGAGGAGGCGAGGATGA
- a CDS encoding protein-glutamate methylesterase/protein-glutamine glutaminase — protein MSRPVRVLVIDDSAYNRRTITKMLEAIAGVEVIAYACDGEEGLRKALDLCPDLITLDLEMPRMDGFTFLRIIMQNRPTPVIVVSARADDQNVFKALDFGAVEFVAKPTARISPDLFNIREDLERKVCAIAGTDMKKVLRRNLPGDRPRQLPATPRKEESGICQVVIGSSTGGPPALQAIFSAIRQPLAIGFAISQHMPPGFTRAFAERLNRFSALQIREARDCDVMTPGTVLIAPGGRNLVFRRRGAEVLVDVVKPEKGQRYVPSVDVMFRSAAEIYGPRLLGVVLTGMGNDGAQGVTRIKEEGGKVIAEAEESSVVFGMPKEAIATGKVDKIAPLPEVCDHILRFCGY, from the coding sequence ATGAGCAGGCCGGTCCGTGTTCTGGTTATCGATGATTCGGCCTACAACCGGCGAACCATCACCAAGATGCTCGAAGCGATCGCCGGAGTCGAGGTGATTGCCTATGCCTGTGACGGCGAAGAAGGCTTGCGCAAGGCCCTTGACCTCTGCCCCGACCTGATCACCCTCGACCTTGAAATGCCGCGGATGGATGGCTTTACTTTCCTGCGCATTATCATGCAGAACCGGCCGACTCCGGTCATTGTCGTCTCCGCCCGTGCCGACGACCAGAACGTTTTCAAAGCCCTCGATTTCGGCGCGGTTGAATTCGTGGCCAAGCCGACGGCACGAATTTCTCCGGATCTTTTCAATATCCGGGAGGACCTGGAGCGCAAGGTCTGCGCCATTGCCGGCACCGACATGAAGAAGGTGTTGCGGCGCAATCTGCCCGGCGACCGCCCGCGCCAGCTCCCGGCTACCCCCCGCAAGGAGGAGAGCGGCATCTGCCAGGTGGTGATCGGCTCTTCCACCGGCGGGCCACCGGCGCTGCAGGCGATCTTTTCTGCCATTCGCCAGCCCCTTGCCATCGGATTTGCCATCTCCCAGCATATGCCCCCCGGTTTTACCCGGGCCTTCGCCGAACGCCTCAACCGGTTCAGCGCGCTGCAGATTCGCGAGGCCCGGGATTGCGATGTGATGACCCCCGGGACCGTGTTGATCGCGCCCGGTGGCCGCAACCTGGTTTTCCGGCGCCGCGGCGCCGAGGTGCTGGTCGATGTCGTTAAGCCGGAAAAGGGACAGCGCTATGTCCCCTCCGTCGACGTCATGTTCCGTTCGGCTGCGGAAATTTACGGACCCCGTCTCCTGGGGGTGGTTCTGACCGGGATGGGGAATGATGGCGCCCAGGGGGTGACCCGGATCAAGGAAGAGGGGGGAAAGGTGATCGCCGAGGCGGAAGAGAGCAGTGTCGTCTTCGGGATGCCGAAGGAGGCCATTGCCACCGGCAAGGTCGACAAGATTGCCCCCCTGCCGGAGGTTTGCGATCATATCCTGCGCTTCTGCGGATATTAG
- the lptE gene encoding LPS assembly lipoprotein LptE, whose protein sequence is MMRRLWPLLLLLLLAGCGYHRPGEGDSLGAISTLRIQLFANRTFEPFLENVLTNAVTQRFQRTRRWRLVEDPAAADAIFSGTVLSFRSDPVSFDANDKVLEYRAQMTVAGELRRQEDGQVLWKGSVNWNEEYPGGLDKGLQDDNKGAAIRLIAARLAEEFYFRLTDNF, encoded by the coding sequence ATGATGCGCCGGCTGTGGCCGTTGCTGCTCCTGCTGCTCCTGGCTGGCTGCGGTTATCACCGTCCCGGCGAAGGGGACAGCCTCGGGGCGATCAGTACCCTGCGCATTCAGCTCTTTGCCAACCGCACTTTTGAGCCGTTCCTGGAGAATGTTCTGACCAATGCGGTAACCCAGCGTTTTCAGCGCACCCGTCGCTGGCGTCTGGTGGAAGACCCGGCTGCCGCCGATGCCATCTTCTCCGGGACCGTCCTCAGTTTCCGCAGTGACCCCGTCTCCTTCGATGCCAATGACAAGGTGCTTGAATACCGGGCGCAAATGACCGTTGCCGGCGAACTCCGCCGCCAGGAAGACGGCCAGGTGCTGTGGAAAGGGAGCGTGAACTGGAACGAGGAATATCCCGGCGGGCTCGACAAGGGGCTGCAGGATGATAACAAGGGGGCGGCGATCCGCCTCATCGCAGCGCGTCTCGCCGAGGAATTCTACTTCCGTCTTACGGACAATTTTTGA
- a CDS encoding tRNA (cytidine(34)-2'-O)-methyltransferase — translation MTVLPFHIVLVEPEIPPNTGNIARLCGATGSVLHLVGQLGFSLDDRYLKRAGLDYWPVIDVRTWPSLEALFAAYPAARFWLTSKNADRSYTAATFRPGDLLIFGRETSGLPAELLATHPERSIRIPIFVPEVRSLNLSTAAGIVLYEALRQAGRLG, via the coding sequence ATGACCGTGCTCCCCTTCCATATCGTCCTGGTCGAACCGGAAATCCCGCCCAACACCGGGAATATTGCCCGTCTCTGCGGCGCCACCGGCAGCGTCCTTCACCTGGTCGGTCAACTCGGCTTCTCCCTCGACGACCGCTACCTGAAACGGGCCGGGCTCGACTACTGGCCGGTGATCGACGTCCGCACCTGGCCGTCACTGGAGGCGCTGTTCGCCGCCTACCCCGCCGCCCGCTTCTGGTTGACCTCGAAAAACGCGGATCGGTCCTATACCGCCGCGACCTTCCGCCCGGGCGACCTGCTGATATTCGGCCGCGAAACCAGCGGCCTGCCGGCGGAACTGCTGGCGACTCACCCCGAGCGCTCGATCCGCATCCCGATCTTCGTCCCCGAAGTGCGCAGCCTCAACCTTTCCACCGCCGCCGGCATCGTGCTTTACGAGGCGTTGCGCCAGGCCGGCCGCCTCGGTTGA
- the leuS gene encoding leucine--tRNA ligase, which produces MQERYNPAEIESRWQQFWEERGSYRVNENSAAPKYYLLEMFPYPSGRIHMGHVRNYSIGDVVARFKRLQGFNVLHPMGWDAFGMPAENAAIQHGTHPAKWTYENIANMRAQLKKMGLSYDWSRELATCDIAYYRWEQLIFLRMLERGLAYKKSSSVNWCPSCQTVLANEQVEDNCCWRCDSEVTAKELEQWFFRITDYAEELLAETWNLPGWPEPVLTMQRNWIGRSTGCEIDFPIVGRDQAIKVFTTRQDTLFGATFMSLAPEHPLALDLASNEQRPAVEAFIAKVRKQEKTRRTSDDFEKEGVFTGTFCRNPVTGREMPVYLGNFVLMDYGTGAVMAVPTHDQRDFEFARKYQLPMTVVIQPEGESLDPAMMTAAWTGPGVLVNSGRFDGMDNEAAKEAIADDLAARGIGRKTVNWRLRDWGVSRQRYWGTPIPVIYCPDCGVVPVPEADLPVVLPTDVEFTGEGGSPLASAASFVNVACPRCGGAARRETDTFDTFVESSWYFARYASPGFAAGPVDRAAAEYWLPVDQYIGGVEHAVMHLLYARFFTKVMRDLGLMQVDEPFRNLLTQGMVCMETRSCPTHGWLYPEEIRDGNCSKCGAPAVVGRNEKMSKSKKNVVDPDHLIKRYGADTARLFSLFAAPPEKDLEWNEAGVEGCYRFLNRVWRGVYDNLEIIDGVAVATAAEGHGRELRRQVHRTIRKVTEDVDGRFHFNTAIAAVMELVNAIYAFEAKQEHPAVLREALESVVRLLAPFVPHIAEELWSALGHSAGLDAAGWPSWDEAALTEDELTIVVQVNGKVRGKVSVPATADEATVRTAALAEPNVARFLEGATVRKVVVVPGRLVSVVAG; this is translated from the coding sequence ATGCAAGAGCGTTACAACCCGGCCGAGATCGAGTCCCGCTGGCAACAGTTCTGGGAAGAGCGTGGCAGCTACCGCGTGAACGAAAATTCCGCGGCTCCCAAGTACTACCTGCTGGAAATGTTTCCTTATCCCTCCGGCCGGATTCATATGGGGCATGTCCGCAATTACTCGATTGGCGACGTGGTGGCCCGCTTCAAGCGGCTGCAGGGGTTCAACGTTCTGCATCCGATGGGTTGGGACGCCTTCGGTATGCCGGCCGAAAACGCTGCCATTCAGCATGGCACCCATCCGGCCAAATGGACCTACGAGAATATCGCCAACATGCGCGCCCAGCTCAAGAAAATGGGCCTCTCCTACGACTGGTCCCGGGAACTCGCAACCTGTGACATCGCCTACTACCGCTGGGAACAGCTGATCTTTCTGCGCATGCTGGAGCGCGGCCTGGCCTATAAAAAGAGCTCCAGCGTCAACTGGTGCCCCTCCTGCCAGACCGTGCTGGCCAATGAACAGGTCGAAGACAACTGTTGCTGGCGCTGCGACAGCGAAGTGACAGCCAAGGAACTCGAGCAGTGGTTCTTCCGCATTACCGACTATGCCGAGGAGCTGCTGGCCGAGACCTGGAACCTGCCGGGTTGGCCGGAGCCGGTGTTGACCATGCAGCGCAACTGGATCGGTCGCAGCACCGGTTGCGAAATCGATTTCCCCATCGTCGGCCGTGACCAGGCGATCAAGGTCTTCACCACCCGCCAGGACACCCTCTTCGGTGCCACCTTCATGAGCCTCGCCCCGGAGCATCCCCTCGCTCTCGACCTCGCCAGCAACGAACAGCGGCCGGCGGTGGAAGCGTTTATCGCCAAGGTGCGCAAGCAGGAGAAGACGCGGCGCACCAGCGATGATTTCGAGAAGGAAGGGGTCTTTACCGGCACCTTCTGCCGCAACCCGGTAACCGGAAGGGAGATGCCGGTCTATCTCGGCAACTTTGTCCTGATGGATTACGGTACCGGGGCGGTGATGGCGGTCCCGACCCATGATCAGCGCGACTTCGAATTCGCCCGCAAGTACCAGCTGCCAATGACGGTCGTGATCCAGCCGGAAGGGGAGAGTCTCGATCCGGCGATGATGACCGCGGCCTGGACCGGCCCGGGCGTTTTGGTGAATTCCGGCCGTTTCGATGGTATGGACAACGAAGCAGCCAAGGAAGCGATCGCCGATGATCTCGCCGCCCGTGGCATCGGCCGGAAGACCGTCAACTGGCGGCTGCGCGACTGGGGCGTCTCCCGTCAGCGTTACTGGGGAACGCCGATTCCGGTTATTTACTGTCCCGATTGCGGTGTGGTGCCGGTTCCGGAGGCGGATCTGCCGGTCGTTCTGCCGACCGATGTCGAGTTTACCGGGGAAGGGGGAAGCCCCCTTGCCAGTGCGGCCAGTTTCGTCAACGTCGCCTGCCCGCGTTGCGGCGGTGCGGCCCGGCGCGAAACCGACACCTTTGATACATTTGTCGAGAGTTCATGGTATTTCGCGCGCTATGCCAGCCCCGGCTTCGCTGCCGGACCGGTCGATCGCGCGGCAGCCGAATACTGGCTCCCGGTCGACCAGTACATCGGCGGCGTCGAGCATGCGGTCATGCACCTGCTCTACGCCCGGTTTTTTACCAAGGTGATGCGTGATCTCGGTCTGATGCAGGTGGATGAGCCCTTCCGCAATCTCCTCACCCAGGGGATGGTCTGCATGGAGACCCGTTCCTGCCCGACGCACGGCTGGCTCTATCCCGAAGAGATCCGTGACGGCAACTGCAGCAAATGCGGTGCCCCGGCGGTGGTGGGACGCAACGAGAAAATGAGCAAGTCGAAGAAGAACGTGGTCGATCCCGATCACCTCATCAAGCGCTACGGTGCCGACACGGCGCGACTCTTTTCGCTCTTCGCGGCACCGCCGGAGAAGGACCTGGAGTGGAATGAAGCGGGGGTCGAAGGGTGCTACCGGTTTCTCAACCGGGTCTGGCGCGGGGTCTACGATAATCTTGAAATCATCGATGGCGTTGCCGTGGCGACCGCGGCCGAAGGTCACGGGCGGGAATTGCGGCGCCAGGTACATCGCACCATCAGGAAGGTCACCGAGGATGTTGACGGCCGTTTCCATTTCAATACCGCCATTGCCGCGGTAATGGAGCTGGTCAATGCCATCTATGCTTTCGAAGCCAAGCAAGAGCATCCTGCCGTGCTGCGCGAAGCGCTGGAGAGCGTGGTGCGACTGCTCGCCCCCTTCGTTCCGCATATTGCCGAGGAGCTATGGTCAGCGTTGGGCCATTCCGCAGGGCTTGACGCGGCGGGCTGGCCGAGCTGGGATGAAGCGGCCCTGACCGAGGATGAGCTGACGATCGTGGTGCAGGTCAACGGCAAGGTCCGCGGCAAGGTGAGCGTTCCGGCAACGGCGGACGAGGCGACGGTGCGGACAGCGGCGCTGGCGGAACCGAATGTTGCCCGCTTCCTGGAAGGAGCAACCGTGCGCAAGGTGGTGGTGGTTCCCGGTCGCCTGGTCAGCGTGGTAGCCGGATGA
- a CDS encoding methylated-DNA--[protein]-cysteine S-methyltransferase: MRRKAANAARCCAIGISPAGWLGVVAGPDGLLEILLAPSEEDVRARLARYVPPLQEGRDGLCGEALNQLEAFLSGARLHFNLPLDLGDQSPFARAVLTALLQVPVGGTVSYGELARRAGHPGAARAVGRVMAGNPLPLVIPCHRVVGASGDLTGYSGGSGVATKEWLLAFERQRT, from the coding sequence ATGAGGCGTAAGGCTGCCAACGCGGCGAGATGCTGCGCGATCGGGATCAGTCCTGCGGGATGGCTGGGTGTCGTGGCCGGGCCGGACGGCCTGCTGGAAATCCTGCTGGCGCCGTCAGAAGAGGATGTCCGTGCGCGGCTCGCCCGCTATGTTCCGCCGTTGCAGGAAGGGCGGGACGGACTTTGCGGGGAGGCGCTTAATCAGTTGGAAGCCTTCCTCTCCGGGGCGCGACTGCACTTCAACCTCCCCCTCGATCTTGGAGATCAAAGCCCCTTTGCCCGTGCCGTGCTGACCGCCCTGCTGCAGGTGCCCGTCGGCGGCACCGTCAGCTATGGTGAACTCGCCCGTCGCGCCGGCCACCCCGGGGCGGCCCGGGCGGTCGGGCGGGTGATGGCCGGGAACCCCCTGCCACTTGTTATCCCCTGCCATCGCGTGGTCGGTGCCAGCGGCGATCTTACCGGCTATTCCGGGGGTTCTGGAGTTGCCACCAAGGAATGGTTGCTCGCCTTTGAACGGCAGCGGACCTGA